A genomic stretch from Pontibacter liquoris includes:
- a CDS encoding fasciclin domain-containing protein: protein MKRTKILAYALALCTSTLVMSCGTNQGNSENELQQEAGTNPGSDAGAQQTTPNAAGAETGAADKPVRHDGSIVGGHEMMPSQSIVENITANPDLTTLASVLRQAGLVQDLSGTGPYTFLAPTNEAFDALPKGTLGDLMKPQNKDRLVAILKNHVIAGKTTGTDLKDGSTLRTMADSPLKVEKNQDKVMVNGAEIEKADIESSNGVIHVINKVLVPAEK from the coding sequence ATGAAAAGAACGAAAATACTGGCATATGCCCTGGCATTATGCACGAGCACCCTGGTAATGAGCTGCGGCACGAACCAGGGCAACAGCGAGAACGAACTACAGCAGGAAGCAGGCACCAACCCTGGTTCAGATGCGGGTGCCCAACAAACGACTCCGAATGCGGCCGGTGCAGAGACCGGTGCTGCGGATAAGCCTGTAAGACACGATGGCTCTATTGTTGGCGGCCATGAAATGATGCCCTCACAGAGCATTGTGGAGAACATTACCGCCAACCCGGACCTGACGACTCTGGCTTCGGTCCTACGGCAGGCAGGCCTGGTGCAGGACCTGAGTGGCACCGGCCCTTATACTTTTCTGGCGCCTACCAACGAGGCGTTTGATGCCCTGCCCAAAGGCACCTTAGGAGACCTGATGAAGCCCCAGAACAAGGACCGCTTAGTTGCGATCCTGAAAAACCACGTGATCGCTGGCAAAACTACCGGAACAGACCTGAAAGACGGCAGTACTTTACGCACCATGGCCGATTCGCCTTTAAAAGTGGAGAAGAACCAGGATAAGGTGATGGTGAACGGAGCCGAAATAGAGAAAGCAGACATTGAAAGCAGCAATGGCGTGATCCATGTGATCAACAAAGTGCTGGTGCCGGCCGAGAAATAA
- a CDS encoding SDR family NAD(P)-dependent oxidoreductase, translating into MTKIAFVTGASSGIGYATALELARQGYHIIATGRRLERLEQLTAQITNVPVHTLTFDVRDKEAVQQAVDSLPAEWRQIDVLVNNAGNAHGLSSIQEGDIADWDAMIDINVKGLLYVSHAVLPLMLPYKKGHIVNIGSIAGKEVYPNGNVYCASKFAVDALSKAMRLDLVQEGIKVSEVNPGLVETEFSEVRFKGDSERAASVYQGYQALQAQDIAELIGFIVSRPAHVNLAEVLVLPTAQASATIVKKNL; encoded by the coding sequence ATGACTAAGATTGCCTTTGTAACCGGCGCCTCTTCCGGTATCGGATACGCCACTGCCCTTGAACTGGCCCGACAGGGCTACCATATTATCGCCACCGGTCGCCGCCTTGAGCGCCTGGAGCAGTTAACGGCGCAGATAACAAACGTGCCGGTGCATACGCTGACCTTTGATGTGCGCGATAAGGAAGCCGTGCAGCAAGCCGTAGATTCATTGCCCGCCGAGTGGCGCCAGATCGACGTGCTGGTAAACAATGCCGGCAACGCGCATGGCCTCTCTTCGATTCAGGAGGGGGATATAGCCGACTGGGACGCCATGATCGACATTAATGTAAAGGGCCTGTTGTATGTAAGCCACGCCGTGCTGCCGCTGATGCTGCCGTATAAAAAAGGCCATATCGTTAATATCGGCTCTATAGCGGGCAAGGAAGTATACCCGAACGGGAATGTGTATTGCGCTTCCAAATTTGCTGTAGACGCGCTTTCAAAGGCCATGCGCCTGGATTTGGTGCAGGAAGGCATCAAGGTGTCGGAGGTAAACCCGGGGCTCGTGGAAACGGAGTTCTCGGAGGTGCGCTTTAAAGGCGACAGCGAGCGGGCGGCCAGCGTGTACCAGGGCTACCAGGCCCTGCAGGCGCAGGACATTGCCGAGCTCATCGGCTTTATCGTATCGCGGCCCGCGCACGTAAACCTGGCTGAAGTGCTGGTGCTGCCAACTGCGCAGGCCTCGGCTACGATCGTTAAAAAGAACCTGTAA
- the rsgA gene encoding ribosome small subunit-dependent GTPase A, with protein MKGVVIKSTGSWYLVRDAAGQLHRARLRGKFKLKGMKVSNPLAVGDRVEFDVEGTEEATAVIHHIAERENYIIRQSTHKTAFSHIIAANLDQALLIVTLVSPRTSFGFIDRFLVTAEAYSIPTTLVFNKTDLYDEDVRNYQHQISHMYAQIGYSSLATSAESGEGIEALHALLKGKTTLLSGHSGVGKSTLINLLVPDLALKTSEISDFSDKGVHTTTFAEMFEVDTDTYIIDTPGIKELGIVDIPAAQLGHFFPEMRERLNQCRFNNCTHFNEPGCAVIEAVRHNEISLSRYESYLSMLHGGDNRK; from the coding sequence ATGAAAGGAGTTGTCATTAAATCTACCGGTTCCTGGTACCTGGTCCGCGATGCAGCCGGCCAGCTGCACCGTGCCCGCCTGCGCGGCAAGTTTAAGCTGAAGGGAATGAAGGTGAGCAACCCCCTGGCTGTAGGCGACCGCGTGGAGTTTGACGTGGAAGGCACCGAGGAAGCCACTGCCGTGATTCACCACATCGCCGAGCGCGAAAATTACATTATCCGTCAGAGCACCCACAAAACAGCTTTTTCGCATATTATTGCGGCCAACCTAGACCAGGCGCTGCTCATCGTCACGCTGGTATCCCCCCGCACCTCGTTCGGGTTTATCGACCGCTTCCTGGTAACGGCCGAGGCTTACAGCATCCCTACCACGCTGGTATTCAACAAAACCGATCTCTATGATGAAGATGTGCGGAATTACCAGCATCAGATCAGCCACATGTATGCGCAGATCGGCTACAGCAGCCTGGCTACCTCAGCCGAATCTGGTGAAGGCATAGAGGCCCTTCATGCGCTGCTCAAAGGCAAAACCACTCTCCTGTCGGGCCACTCCGGTGTGGGCAAGTCCACGCTGATTAACCTGCTGGTGCCCGACTTGGCGCTGAAAACCTCCGAGATCTCCGACTTTTCAGACAAAGGCGTGCACACCACCACTTTTGCCGAGATGTTTGAAGTGGACACCGATACCTACATCATCGATACGCCCGGCATCAAAGAACTGGGTATAGTCGACATTCCGGCAGCCCAACTGGGCCACTTCTTCCCTGAAATGCGCGAGCGCCTGAACCAGTGCCGCTTTAACAATTGTACCCATTTCAACGAGCCGGGCTGCGCTGTCATCGAGGCGGTGCGCCACAACGAGATCTCCCTTTCGCGCTACGAAAGCTACCTGAGCATGCTGCACGGCGGTGACAACCGGAAGTAA
- the ubiE gene encoding bifunctional demethylmenaquinone methyltransferase/2-methoxy-6-polyprenyl-1,4-benzoquinol methylase UbiE has product MAVVPYKDQNDNKKQQVATMFNNIAGKYDFLNHFLSAGIDILWRKKAVSLLQSEKPKLLLDIATGTADFAIEALRLNPDKIIGVDISEGMLAVGREKLAKRGLASKIELKYGDSENLPFPDNTFDAITVAFGVRNFENLPKGLSEMNRVLKPGGTAVVLEFSKPRSFPMKQLYQFYFKNILPVVGKIVSKDNAAYTYLPESVQAFPDGQEFISIFEEVGFKSTKWHSLTFGISAIYTGKK; this is encoded by the coding sequence ATGGCGGTAGTACCCTACAAAGACCAGAACGACAACAAAAAGCAGCAGGTCGCCACAATGTTCAACAACATTGCCGGCAAGTATGATTTCCTGAACCATTTCCTGAGTGCCGGCATCGACATTCTCTGGCGCAAGAAAGCAGTGAGCCTGCTCCAATCTGAAAAGCCCAAGCTGTTGCTGGACATTGCCACAGGCACTGCCGACTTTGCCATTGAAGCGCTGCGCCTAAACCCCGATAAAATTATAGGCGTGGACATCTCGGAGGGCATGTTGGCCGTAGGACGGGAAAAGCTGGCCAAACGCGGCCTGGCTTCTAAGATAGAGCTCAAGTATGGCGACTCTGAAAACCTGCCCTTCCCGGACAATACCTTCGATGCCATTACGGTAGCTTTTGGGGTACGCAACTTCGAGAACCTGCCCAAAGGGCTTTCGGAAATGAACCGTGTGCTGAAGCCGGGAGGCACTGCCGTGGTACTGGAATTTTCTAAGCCGCGCAGCTTCCCGATGAAGCAGCTCTATCAATTTTATTTTAAGAACATACTACCGGTAGTAGGTAAGATCGTTTCAAAGGACAATGCTGCCTATACATACCTGCCCGAATCCGTGCAGGCCTTCCCGGATGGGCAGGAGTTTATCAGTATCTTTGAAGAAGTCGGATTTAAAAGCACAAAATGGCATTCACTTACGTTTGGAATAAGCGCAATCTATACAGGCAAAAAATAA
- a CDS encoding OmpA family protein — MNQLAKSFSRFSLLLLMVCLFASAAAAQNTRKLIRTGNKYFEKENYREATPYYEKALAKDPKNAKALFFAGIGYMSFDKEKASEYLYRAQRQKPNVDKDMEYWLARVDHINYRFDSAIDHFQKYQKTIKQRDLERQQEVAMLIQHAKNAQKEVANPKDVFVRNLGETINSAYSEHSPVISSDFNYLLFTSRSQNVTGGKEARDGEFFEDVFETGRTGEDEWEKPRTVPGALNSAGHDASIQLFDNDTKMLLYRSENNGDIMVAERQADGTWGTPQSIGANINSPDFESDAYITPDGKTLFFSTSHYSENGDLDIYVAKRNVKGTGWQTPKSLGATINTPYDDDSPYLAADGTLFFASRGHNTIGGYDIFSAKYDSVARKWARPVNLGSPINTPDDDTYYRLAPDGSYAYLSSYRIGGYGEKDIYTISYIRPATIKGQVFSQQDSTVIPGVELVFNGLQADKRPISYRDVTRPDSGAYSVLVLSGRKYQVQVTKDNQLITTTEIELPVVLNDSTSLTRNFYVAYVDTTAATPAGPLALQHILFETNKYTLQPQALRELDKIARILKQNPGVNISIQGNTDSRATAAYNMALGQRRADAAYDYLVKQGISPKRMVTVSYGERRPAAPNTSQKNMQQNRRTEFKVLPREDEVAQKSAAGH, encoded by the coding sequence ATGAATCAATTAGCCAAATCGTTCTCACGGTTTTCTTTGCTGCTGCTTATGGTGTGCCTTTTTGCCAGCGCTGCGGCTGCCCAGAACACCCGAAAGCTCATCCGTACCGGAAACAAGTATTTTGAAAAAGAAAACTACCGCGAGGCAACGCCTTATTATGAAAAAGCCCTGGCAAAGGATCCTAAAAATGCCAAAGCGCTTTTCTTTGCCGGTATCGGTTACATGAGCTTCGACAAAGAGAAAGCCTCTGAGTACCTCTACCGTGCGCAACGGCAAAAGCCCAATGTAGACAAGGACATGGAATACTGGCTGGCGCGCGTAGACCATATCAACTATCGTTTCGACAGCGCCATCGATCATTTCCAGAAATATCAGAAAACGATCAAACAGCGCGACCTGGAACGTCAGCAGGAAGTGGCCATGCTGATACAGCATGCAAAAAATGCCCAGAAAGAAGTGGCTAACCCCAAAGATGTATTTGTACGGAACCTGGGCGAAACCATCAATTCGGCTTACTCGGAGCATAGCCCCGTTATCTCGTCTGACTTTAATTACCTGCTGTTCACGTCCCGCAGCCAGAACGTAACAGGCGGCAAAGAAGCCCGCGACGGCGAGTTTTTTGAAGATGTTTTTGAGACAGGACGCACCGGCGAAGACGAGTGGGAAAAACCCCGCACTGTGCCAGGCGCCTTGAACAGTGCCGGCCACGATGCCTCTATCCAGCTGTTCGACAACGATACCAAAATGCTGCTGTACCGCTCTGAAAACAACGGCGACATTATGGTGGCCGAGCGCCAGGCAGATGGCACCTGGGGAACGCCCCAGAGCATCGGCGCCAACATCAACTCACCGGATTTTGAATCGGATGCTTACATCACGCCCGATGGCAAAACGCTGTTCTTTTCTACGAGCCACTATTCCGAAAACGGCGACCTGGACATTTATGTAGCCAAGCGCAACGTGAAGGGCACCGGATGGCAGACCCCCAAAAGCCTGGGCGCCACCATCAACACCCCCTACGACGACGATAGCCCCTACCTGGCAGCAGATGGCACGTTGTTCTTTGCCTCCCGAGGCCATAACACCATCGGCGGCTACGACATCTTCTCGGCCAAGTATGATTCGGTTGCACGCAAATGGGCGCGCCCTGTAAACCTGGGTTCGCCTATCAATACACCCGATGATGATACCTACTACCGCCTGGCACCCGATGGCAGCTACGCCTACCTGTCTTCGTACCGCATTGGCGGCTATGGCGAAAAGGATATTTATACGATCAGCTACATTCGCCCGGCTACTATCAAAGGCCAAGTGTTCTCGCAGCAAGACAGCACAGTGATACCAGGTGTGGAACTGGTTTTTAACGGCTTGCAGGCCGATAAGCGCCCCATCTCCTACCGCGATGTGACCCGCCCTGACTCCGGTGCTTATTCGGTGCTGGTGCTGTCCGGGCGCAAGTACCAGGTGCAGGTTACAAAAGACAATCAACTTATCACCACTACCGAGATCGAGTTGCCCGTGGTGCTGAACGACTCCACCAGCCTGACCCGCAATTTTTACGTGGCCTATGTCGATACCACTGCCGCTACGCCGGCAGGTCCGCTGGCTTTGCAGCACATTCTGTTCGAGACAAACAAGTATACGCTGCAGCCCCAGGCGCTGCGCGAACTGGATAAGATCGCCCGCATTTTGAAGCAGAACCCCGGTGTAAATATCAGCATCCAGGGGAATACCGATTCGCGCGCAACGGCCGCCTACAACATGGCGCTGGGCCAGCGCCGCGCCGATGCCGCCTACGACTACCTGGTGAAGCAGGGCATATCGCCTAAGCGCATGGTGACCGTGAGCTATGGCGAGCGTCGCCCGGCCGCGCCAAACACCTCGCAGAAGAATATGCAGCAAAACAGAAGAACCGAGTTTAAGGTGCTGCCCCGCGAAGACGAAGTAGCGCAAAAATCGGCGGCAGGCCACTAA
- a CDS encoding peptidylprolyl isomerase, with translation MRTAEIHTGKGVMKVEFYEKDAPKTVQNFIDLAKKGFYDGLTFHRVIPDFVIQGGCPNSREGAKGTPGTGGPGYKIDCELTGENQYHDRGVLSMAHAGRNTGGSQFFIVHSRKNTAHLDRNHTCFGKVVEGVDVIDQIRANDKIEKIVVNEEA, from the coding sequence ATGAGAACTGCAGAAATCCACACCGGCAAAGGTGTTATGAAAGTTGAGTTTTACGAAAAAGATGCTCCTAAAACAGTACAGAACTTTATCGACCTGGCCAAAAAAGGCTTTTACGACGGACTGACCTTTCACCGCGTTATTCCTGATTTCGTGATCCAGGGCGGTTGCCCTAACTCGCGCGAAGGTGCAAAAGGCACACCCGGCACAGGTGGCCCCGGCTATAAGATCGATTGCGAACTGACAGGCGAAAACCAGTACCACGACCGTGGCGTGCTTTCTATGGCCCATGCCGGCCGCAACACCGGCGGCTCGCAATTCTTTATTGTGCATAGCCGCAAAAACACGGCCCACCTAGACCGTAACCATACCTGCTTTGGCAAAGTGGTAGAAGGCGTAGACGTGATCGACCAGATCCGTGCCAACGACAAGATCGAGAAAATTGTAGTGAACGAAGAAGCGTAA
- a CDS encoding porin family protein, which produces MAFTYVWNKRNLYRQKITLFGLLALLLLGANTAAVAQKKIKGENKPGYDEKRVHYGFYLALPLTRYNLQHSQWYADQLANADATGEGYITANTKTNIGLYTGLVLNVRMAEYLDLRFVPGVGFYGRPIVFTNTQAEDVEDVQTISSTMVELPLLLKYKAKRRGNFRMYFVGGLKPGIDLGNRKNNPELPDEQLLQVNKFDLAVEYGVGLDIFYPYFKFAPELRFSQGLLNMHQPLNDDAQKYSKSIDRLTNRNISLILFFE; this is translated from the coding sequence ATGGCATTCACTTACGTTTGGAATAAGCGCAATCTATACAGGCAAAAAATAACGCTTTTCGGGCTGCTGGCGCTCCTGCTCCTGGGAGCAAACACGGCCGCTGTGGCCCAGAAGAAGATCAAAGGCGAGAACAAGCCCGGCTACGACGAAAAAAGGGTGCACTACGGCTTTTACCTGGCCCTGCCCCTGACCCGCTATAACCTGCAGCACTCGCAGTGGTATGCCGACCAGCTTGCCAACGCCGATGCCACCGGCGAAGGTTATATTACCGCCAACACCAAAACCAATATCGGCCTCTACACTGGCCTGGTACTAAATGTGCGCATGGCCGAGTACCTGGATCTGCGCTTTGTGCCGGGCGTAGGCTTTTATGGTCGCCCGATCGTGTTTACCAACACCCAGGCCGAAGATGTAGAAGATGTGCAGACCATCAGCTCGACGATGGTGGAGCTGCCTTTGCTGCTGAAGTATAAAGCCAAGCGCCGGGGCAATTTCCGGATGTATTTTGTAGGCGGTCTCAAGCCGGGCATCGACTTGGGGAACCGCAAGAACAACCCCGAGCTTCCGGATGAGCAGCTGCTGCAGGTAAACAAGTTTGACCTGGCCGTGGAGTATGGCGTGGGCCTGGATATCTTTTATCCATACTTTAAGTTTGCTCCCGAGCTGCGTTTTTCGCAGGGTTTACTCAATATGCACCAACCCCTGAACGACGATGCCCAGAAGTATAGCAAAAGCATCGACCGGCTCACCAACCGCAACATTTCCCTGATCCTTTTCTTTGAATAA
- a CDS encoding ZIP family metal transporter: MALPLWLQAGLWGLLAGSALLLGAALGYFVPIRQRLVAAIMAFGSGVLISALSFDLMAEAYKQGGFAATAAGFLVGAIIYTFANWLLAQRGAKHRKRSGEQQASEAQDSGSGVALAIGALVDGIPESIVIGVSMISGGAVSMVAVAAIFLSNLPEGLSSSAGMKKAGRSKAYVFGVWCSIAVISGVASLAGYTFFSGFPPEVIAATTALAAGAILAMLSDTMIPEAFEYAHNFTGLITVAGFLLAFILSRLAGV; encoded by the coding sequence ATGGCACTTCCGCTTTGGTTACAGGCTGGCTTGTGGGGCTTATTAGCAGGCTCGGCGCTTTTACTGGGCGCAGCGCTCGGTTATTTTGTTCCTATCCGGCAACGTCTGGTGGCCGCTATTATGGCTTTTGGCAGCGGCGTGCTGATCTCGGCGCTCTCATTCGACCTGATGGCGGAAGCCTATAAACAGGGCGGTTTTGCAGCTACGGCGGCCGGCTTTTTGGTTGGGGCCATTATTTATACGTTCGCTAACTGGCTGCTGGCGCAACGGGGAGCAAAGCATCGCAAGCGCTCGGGCGAGCAGCAGGCTTCTGAGGCACAGGACAGCGGCAGCGGAGTTGCGCTGGCCATTGGCGCGCTGGTCGATGGTATTCCCGAGTCTATCGTGATCGGGGTAAGTATGATTTCGGGCGGGGCGGTAAGTATGGTGGCGGTAGCGGCTATTTTCCTTTCCAACCTGCCCGAAGGGCTCTCCAGCTCGGCCGGCATGAAGAAAGCCGGGCGTTCCAAAGCCTATGTTTTCGGTGTCTGGTGCAGCATTGCTGTTATTTCAGGCGTGGCGTCGCTGGCGGGTTATACGTTCTTCAGCGGCTTCCCGCCGGAGGTGATCGCAGCCACTACTGCCCTGGCAGCCGGCGCCATCCTGGCCATGCTCTCCGATACCATGATCCCGGAAGCGTTTGAGTATGCGCATAACTTTACGGGCCTGATCACGGTGGCTGGCTTTCTGCTGGCCTTTATCCTGAGCCGCCTGGCAGGGGTGTGA
- a CDS encoding 3-deoxy-D-manno-octulosonic acid transferase, with product MPKFLYDIGIRAYAAAIALASPFNQKAKQMRQGREQQFERLQQALHGNQAPVVWFHCASLGEFEQGRPVMEAFRQQFPTYKILLTFFSPSGYEVRKNYTGADYILYLPLDSARNARRFVEVVQPRLAVFVKYEFWHYYLQALHRQHIPVLSISAIFRPDQIFFKPYGEFNRAILRNFTYLYTQNKASLELLQSIGITKASVAGDTRFDRVLQTAASVKQLPLVEAFAGDQEVFIVGSSWPADVAVLLPLLQQYKASIKFIVAPHEVNEAGITALMQTLGADAVPFSKATTDTVSKYKVLVIDNIGMLSSLYSYGTYAYIGGAFGKGLHNTLEAAVFGLPLFFGPRYEKFQEAIDLVRLKCAFPVADAAELLAAFEQVYRTPGERDRITTTEKQYVQNQAGATSRIMADIARLLTPHT from the coding sequence TTGCCAAAGTTTCTTTACGATATCGGGATCAGAGCCTATGCAGCGGCCATTGCCCTGGCTTCGCCTTTTAACCAGAAGGCAAAGCAGATGCGGCAGGGGCGCGAGCAACAGTTTGAACGCCTGCAGCAGGCCCTGCACGGAAACCAGGCCCCGGTGGTATGGTTCCATTGCGCCTCGCTGGGTGAGTTTGAACAGGGCCGCCCGGTGATGGAAGCCTTCCGCCAGCAATTCCCGACGTACAAGATCCTGCTCACCTTCTTCTCGCCTTCGGGCTACGAGGTACGCAAAAACTACACCGGTGCCGATTACATCCTGTACTTGCCGCTGGACAGTGCCCGCAACGCCCGGCGCTTTGTGGAGGTGGTGCAGCCCCGGCTGGCCGTGTTCGTCAAGTATGAATTCTGGCATTATTACCTGCAGGCGCTACATAGGCAGCACATTCCGGTGCTTTCCATCTCCGCTATTTTCCGGCCCGATCAGATCTTCTTTAAGCCTTACGGGGAATTTAACCGCGCTATTCTGCGCAACTTTACCTACCTCTATACTCAGAACAAAGCCTCGCTGGAGTTGCTGCAAAGTATAGGCATTACGAAAGCAAGCGTTGCCGGTGACACGCGTTTTGACCGGGTGTTGCAGACAGCCGCATCAGTTAAGCAGCTCCCGCTGGTCGAAGCTTTTGCTGGCGACCAGGAGGTGTTTATCGTGGGCAGCAGCTGGCCGGCCGATGTGGCCGTACTCTTGCCACTGCTGCAGCAGTATAAGGCAAGTATAAAGTTCATCGTGGCGCCCCACGAGGTGAACGAGGCAGGTATAACAGCTCTGATGCAAACGCTGGGTGCCGATGCGGTGCCCTTTTCCAAAGCCACTACCGATACTGTTTCGAAGTATAAGGTGCTGGTGATCGATAATATCGGGATGCTTTCTTCGCTTTACAGCTATGGTACGTATGCCTACATTGGTGGTGCGTTTGGCAAAGGCCTGCACAACACCCTGGAAGCGGCCGTATTCGGGTTGCCCCTTTTCTTCGGACCCCGGTACGAGAAGTTCCAGGAAGCGATCGATCTGGTAAGGTTAAAATGCGCTTTCCCGGTGGCGGATGCGGCAGAGCTGCTGGCTGCCTTTGAGCAGGTATACCGCACGCCCGGCGAGCGCGACCGCATCACCACAACCGAAAAACAATACGTACAAAACCAGGCAGGCGCTACAAGCCGCATCATGGCCGATATTGCCCGCCTGCTTACCCCGCATACATGA